CGCTTCCCCGGTCCTGAAGCTGGAGGCGGTCGCCGATTTTCAGTTCCCGACTCGCCTGGCGGACTGGATACCAGTTGAGCCGCAGTCTTCCATCCCGGATCTGACGAATCACTTTGGAGCGGGACAGTCCGAAACCCGCTGAGGCGATGGCATCGAGTCGGCAGGATGCTTCCACGCTGGTGAACCGCTTCGGCAGTCTCTGGGCTGGCCACTGCAAGCAGTCGATGCTCACTGCCTCCACGGACAGCGTTACGTCACGCACTTGTCCGGTCAGGCCGTTGAGATGGTTCGCGGCCTCCGGTGTGCAGACGGCCTGGGCTCCACGATCACCCCGAAGCCAGAGATCGCCAAGCCCATCAGGTTTCACGCCAAGGTCAATCAGCGCCTGGCGCATGTCTTGCGGTTCAGCACGGTCGAACAGGAAATTGCCCTCGAGCCTCAATCCCGAGATTGGAGCCGGCTCAGGTTGCGGTTCCTGATCGCTGCGACTGAGCTGGAGACGACAGCGTTCGGTGTCTGGTCTCCCACCGTCTCGGACCAAACGCAGTTCAGTCAGTGCCTCGAGACGGCGTGAGTCTTCCAGTTCAGGTCCGCTCAAAAAACTGCTCCAGCTCGGCTGCCAGGTGCGCAGCACCGTTTCCGCCTGCTCGATCAGGCGGTGCATTGCCTCGGGCTCAGCGAGCCCTTCGATCAACGACTCACGGGGAAGACTCACAGTTCACTCAGGCGAACCACCTGCTGAGGACGTACTTTCTGAACCAGTTGCCAGGGCACTTCCAGACCTGCTCGGGTTTCCAGCAGTAGCAACCAAAACTGCTCGTTGTGCCGATTGCGCAGAATACGGACTCCGTCCTCGTTGTCGGAGGGGACACTTGCTGCTGCGGCGTAGCTCCCCATTAACCCTGAGCCGAGTCCGAGCAGCCCGCCAATCAGTGCTTCTCCGATATCACCGAAGCGCGCAAAGGTGTCGAGTGTGGTGATTTGGGTGAAGGTGAGCCCTGCTATGAAGCCGAAGGGCATCAGCCAGCGAGACATGGATCGCTGGCGGCGGCTGCGGGCCATGTTCGGATTGAGCAGATCGACGTTCTCGATCTGCTCTGCCTTGAGGCCACCTTCAGCGTCTCCAGATTGTTCAGGAGCGACCAGCACAACGCGCATGAGGGGTGTGCCTGAATCCTGCAGGTCCTGGACCAGAGTTTCTGCAGAGGCGCGTTCTTTGAGCACCAGGACGCAGACGGGCATGGGGCGATTCGGTGCGGGCTGCCATTCTCCATGGAAGGCCAATAATTCAGCGGGAAGCCTGAATTTGGAGGAGGTCAATCTCCCTGCTCAACAGTGATGTTCGGACCGATCTCTAAACTTCTAAATGGCTTTCTCTCCGCCGCTGGATGACCAAAGTTCTTGTTTCAGACCCCATTGATCAGGCTGGGATTGACATTCTTGGGCAGGTGGCCCAAGTGGACCAGCGGACAGGCCTGTCTCAGGACGAGCTCAAGTCGATC
Above is a window of Synechococcus sp. BIOS-E4-1 DNA encoding:
- a CDS encoding photosystem II S4 domain protein → MSLPRESLIEGLAEPEAMHRLIEQAETVLRTWQPSWSSFLSGPELEDSRRLEALTELRLVRDGGRPDTERCRLQLSRSDQEPQPEPAPISGLRLEGNFLFDRAEPQDMRQALIDLGVKPDGLGDLWLRGDRGAQAVCTPEAANHLNGLTGQVRDVTLSVEAVSIDCLQWPAQRLPKRFTSVEASCRLDAIASAGFGLSRSKVIRQIRDGRLRLNWYPVRQASRELKIGDRLQLQDRGSVEVLNLEITKRDRWRVEILRR